In Neovison vison isolate M4711 chromosome 11, ASM_NN_V1, whole genome shotgun sequence, one genomic interval encodes:
- the USP38 gene encoding ubiquitin carboxyl-terminal hydrolase 38 codes for MDKILEGLVSSSHPLPLKRVIVRKVVESAEHWLDEAQCEAMFDLTTRLILEGQDPFQRQVGHQVLEAYARYHRPEFESFFNKTFVLGLLQQGYHSLDRKDVAILDYIHNGLKLIMSCPSVLDLFSLLQVEVLRMVCERPEPQLCARLSDLLTDFVQCIPKGKLSVTFCQQLVRTIGHFQCVSTQEKELREYVSQVTKVSNLLQNIWKAEPSTLLPSLQEVFASISSTDSSFEPSVALASLVQHIPLQMITVLIRSLTTDPNVKDASMTQALCRMIDWLSWPLAQHVDTWVIALLKGLAAVQKFTILIDVTLLKIELVFNRLWFPLVRPGALAVLSHMLLSFQHSPEAFHLIVPHVVSLVHSFKSDGLPSSTAFLVQLTELIHCMMYHYSGFPDLYEPILEAIKDFPKPSEEKIKLILSQSAWTSQSNSLASCLSRLSGKSETGKTGLINLGNTCYMNSVIQALFMATDFRRQVLSLNLNGCNSLMKKLQHLFAFLAHTQREAYAPRVFFEASRPPWFTPRSQQDCSEYLRFLLDRLHEEEKILKVQSSHKPSESLGCNESSLQEVASKAAVLAESPCTSDGEKTLIEKMFGGKLRTHICCLNCRSTSQKVEAFTDLSLAFCPSSSVENLSFQDPASSASTQDGGLTQASVPGPSEEPGVYNPATAAFVCDSAMNERMLGSPSDEFCCTENTCVPSESSTILVNKDVPQKPGGGSTPSVTDLLNYFLAPEILTGDNQYYCENCASLQNAEKTMQITEEPEYLILTLLRFSYDQKYHVRRKILDNVSLPLVLELPVKRTTSFSSLSESWSIDVDFTDISENLAKKLKPSGTEETCCSRLVPYLLSSVVVHSGISSESGHYYSYARNITGTESSYQMCHQSETLALASSQSHFLERNSPSAVIEQDLENKEMSKEWFLFNDSRVTFTSFQSVQKITSRFPKDTAYVLLYKKQNSTNGLNGNSSTSGLWVNGDPPLQKELMDAITKDNKLYLQEQELNARARALQAASASCSFRPNGFDDNDPPGSCGPTGGGGGGGFNTVGRLVF; via the exons ATGGACAAGATCCTGGAGGGCCTGGTGAGTTCTTCGCACCCACTGCCCCTAAAGCGGGTGATTGTGCGGAAGGTGGTGGAATCGGCGGAGCATTGGCTAGACGAGGCGCAGTGTGAAGCCATGTTTGACCTGACCACCCGGCTCATTCTGGAGGGCCAAGACCCCTTCCAGCGGCAGGTGGGGCACCAAGTGCTGGAGGCCTATGCGCGATACCACCGGCCAGAATTCGAGTCCTTCTTCAACAAGACGTTCGTGCTGGGCCTCCTTCAGCAGGGCTACCACTCGCTGGACAGGAAGGACGTAGCCATTCTGGACTACATTCACAACGGCCTGAAGCTGATCATGAGCTGCCCATCGGTGCTGGACCTCTTCAGCCTGCTGCAAGTAGAGGTGTTACGTATGGTGTGTGAGAGGCCGGAGCCGCAGCTGTGTGCCCGATTGAGCGACCTCCTGACCGACTTCGTGCAGTGCATCCCAAAGGGAAAACTGTCCGTCACCTTCTGTCAACAGCTTGTTCGAACGATAGGCCATTTCCAGTGCGTGTCCACCCAGGAGAAGGAGCTGCGGGAATATGTCTCTCAGGTGACAAAAGTGAGTAACTTACTGCAGAACATCTGGAAGGCCGAGCCCTCCACACTCCTGCCTTCCCTGCAGGAAGTTTTTGCAAGCATTTCTTCCACAG attcatcATTTGAACCTTCTGTAGCATTGGCAAGCCTTGTGCAGCATATTCCCCTTCAGATGATTACAGTTCTCATCAGGAGCCTAACTACGGATCCAAATGTAAAAGATGCAAGTATGACCCAAGCTCTTTGCAG aATGATTGACTGGCTGTCCTGGCCATTGGCTCAGCATGTGGATACATGGGTGATTGCACTCCTAAAAGGACTGGCAGCTGTCCAGAAGTTTACTATTTTGATAGATGTTACTTTACTGAAAATAGAACTG gtttttaatCGACTTTGGTTTCCTCTTGTGAGACCTGGTGCTCTTGCAGTTCTTTCTCACATGCTGCTCAGTTTTCAGCATTCTCCAGAGGCGTTCCATCTG attGTTCCTCACGTAGTTAGTTTGGTTCACTCCTTCAAAAGTGATGGTCTGCCTTCCAGTACAGCCTTCTTAGTGCAGTTAACAGAACTGATACACTGTATGATGTATCATTATTCTGGATTTCCAGATCTCTACGAACCTATTTTGGAAGCAATAAAG GATTTTCCTAAGCCCAGTGAAGAGAAGATCAAATTGATTCTCAGTCAAAGTGCCTGGACTTCTCAATCCAATTCTTTGGCCTCTTGCTTGTCTAGACTTTCTGGAAAATCTGAAACTGGGAAAACTGGTCTTATTAATCTAGGAAATACATGTTATATGAACAGTGTTATACAAGCATTGTTTATGGCTACAGA TTTCAGGAGACAAGTATTATCTTTAAATCTAAATGGGTGCAATTCATTAATGAAAAAACTACAGCATCTCTTTGCCTTTTTGGCTCATACACAG AGAGAAGCATATGCACCTCGGGTATTCTTTGAGGCTTCTAGACCTCCATGGTTTACCCCCAGATCACAGCAAGACTGTTCTGAATACCTCAGGTTTCTGCTAGACAG GCtacatgaagaagaaaagatCTTGAAAGTTCAGTCCTCACACAAGCCATCTGAAAGTCTGGGGTGCAATGAATCTTCTTTACAGGAAGTAGCCAGTAAGGCAGCTGTACTAGCAGAGAGCCCTTGCACAAGTGATGGTGAGAAGACTTTAATAGAAAAAATGTTTGGAGGAAAACTACGAACTCATATATGTTGTTTGAACTGCAGGAGTACCTCACAAAAAGTGGAAGCCTTTACCGATCTTTCACTGGCCTTTTGTCCTTCCTCTTCTGTCGAAAACTTGTCTTTTCAAGATCCAGCATCATCAGCCAGTACACAAGATGGTGGCCTAACGCAAGCCAGTGTACCTGGTCCTTCAGAAGAACCAGGAGTTTATAATCCAGCAACAGCTGCCTTTGTTTGTGACTCAGCTATGAATGAAAGAATGTTAGGCAGTCCTTCTGATGAGTTTTGCTGTACTGAAAACACTTGTGTCCCCAGTGAATCTAGCACAATTCTTGTTAATAAAGATGTACCTCAGAAACCAGGAGGTGGAAGCACACCTTCAGTAACTGACTTACTAAATTATTTTTTGGCTCCAGAGATTCTTACTGGTGACAACCAGTATTATTGTGAAAACTGTGCCTCTTTGCAGAATGCTGAGAAAACTATGCAAATCACGGAGGAGCCTGAGTACCTTATTCTTACTCTCCTGAGATTTTCATATGATCAAAAGTATCATGTGAGAAGAAAGATTTTAGACAACGTGTCACTGCCACTGGTTTTGGAGTTGCCAGTTAAAAGAActacttctttctcttcattgTCAGAAAGTTGGTCTATAGATGTTGACTTCACTGATATTAGTGAGAACCTAGCTAAAAAATTAAAGCCTTCTGGAACTGAAGAAACTTGCTGCTCCAGATTGGTGCCATATCTATTAAGTTCTGTTGTTGTTCACTCTGGTATATCCTCTGAAAGTGGGCATTACTATTCTTACGCCAGAAACATCACAGGTACAGAGTCCTCATACCAGATGTGCCATCAGTCTGAGACTCTGGCGTTAGCATCCTCCCAAAGTCATTTCCTAGAGAGAAATAGTCCCAGTGCAGTTATTGAACAGGATTTAGAGAATAAGGAAATGTCAAAAGAATGGTTTTTATTTAATGACAGCAGAGTGACATTTACTTCATTTCAGTCAGTCCAGAAAATTACGAGTAGGTTTCCAAAGGACACAGCTTATGTGCTTTTGTATAAAAAACAGAATAGCACTAATGGTTTAAATGGTAACAGTTCAACCAGTGGACTCTGGGTAAATGGAGACCCACCTCTACAGAAAGAACTTATGGATGCTATAACAAAAGACAATAAACTATATTTACAG gaacAAGAGTTGAATGCTCGAGCCCGGGCCCTACAAGCTGCATCTGCCTCCTGTTCATTTCGGCCCAATGGATTTGATGATAATGACCCACCAGGAAGCTGTGGACCAACtggtggagggggtggaggaggatTTAATACAGTTGGCAGACTCGTATTTTGA